A stretch of Podospora bellae-mahoneyi strain CBS 112042 chromosome 5, whole genome shotgun sequence DNA encodes these proteins:
- a CDS encoding hypothetical protein (EggNog:ENOG503P0PN; COG:S) — translation MFSKLGNDNFRSMQFSDGRDVHRMKPSYLRGEIPAQSQYKGTQARTFHWIALPYFSVEPYSGLEAGARSASAVPAPTCYKFSHVAKSRDLRQTVCGIGNYLQQEVCLHVPQLWCLIFDNALMVTYINLPDKYFPGDYVINTTGSLDVLAGVSRTKKILALTSRFSEFWPQKFELLHNKRKITAKHRPAIWDRARHVKNHVKLELYLGARLMVPQRGRLLPHIASKGKGNMQSSTSSAHEDASTKPGTAGDGGSSSATVKTTDGRFTNANGFAIFTCMTGVSTPNSDDSVEDALLEQLVEIRDWLLYMPSFGDAKAYKSCTKDTRASVRSYLEKRAAELSSVESQGQKDQRAQRDLEDRIDIFHAAETIFEKREGQHRYQASMYTIRHQLRMQALDLSQLSEILSAARGADRAQITVPTQIIDAWIHLLLGLASFPRDSDRSERLIGDARRAATEGANIIITSLSPKSLVENSVILPLEIFSLISLKVIQSAPNVPDSPSNKEKANTYSDVAQIYRNRLDKIETDISKRPSDRANEENLRLVREEIQAILQTLLQQYVIFCLLLENANHAIDDTTTFKEKPIVQAAGHSSSMPVFIQSWSRDREPGYRGHQHRETEVRAWEYGREHSKFDMYDNPCAFDLASEDSLFKVKPTDPGGYRTLLLLECHSKTDLLKQELHQLGARHDKIRQDKAIYAFTIVTVIFLPLSAISSIFGMNTADIRDMEDSQWIYWATAIPVTLAVILFGLCWMGELGNTYNLGSWMFRKVAGDREKGREIVDRWFGQTGPVSLGLPSHIQPAYPIGPKRRPTYHPGRPARSVSSDESVDIRYRSRFV, via the exons ATGTTCTCGAAGCTAGGGAACGACAACTTTCGGTCGATGCAGTTCTCGGACGGCCGAGATGTACACCGAATGAAGCCATCCTATCTCCGTGGAGAGATCCCAGCACAAAGCCAGTACAAGGGCACACAAGCTCGAACTTTTCACTGGATCGCACTTCCGTATTTCAGCGTTGAACCGTACTCAGGCCTCGAAGCCGGTGCCCGAAGTGCCTCCGCCGTCCCAGCCCCCACCTGCTACAAA TTCTCCCACGTCGCCAAAAGTCGAGATCTAAGACAGACCGTTTGCGGGATTGGAAATTATCTACAGCAGGAGGTTTGCCTTCACGTCCCACAACTTTGGTGTCTGATATTTGACAATG CGCTCATGGTCACATATATCAACCTGCCGGACAAATATTTCCCTGGTGACTATGTCATCAACACAACGGGGTCATTGGACGTCCTCGCGGGGGTTTCACGAACCAAGAAGATTCTG GCTTTGACATCTCGTTTCAGCGAGTTCTGGCCTCAGAAGTTCGAGCTCCTTCACAACAAACGAAAGATCACGGCAAAACACCGGCCGGCAATTTGGGACCGCGCTCGACATGTCAAAAATCATGTTAAGCTGGAACTTTACTTGGG TGCACGACTTATGGTGCCACAGCGCGGAAGACTACTCCCCCACATTGCGAgcaaagggaaagggaatATGCAGAGCTCAACAAGTTCCGCGCATGAAGACGCTTCAACGAAACCCGGTACTGCAGGAGATGGCGGCTCATCCTCTGCAACTGTCAAGACCACCGACGGAAGATTCACCAACGCCAACGGGTTTGCTATCTTTACTTGTATGACTGGCGTATCGACCCCAAACTCCGATGACAGCGTTGAAGATGCATTACTCGAGCAGCTTGTGGAAATCCGTGATTGGCTGCTCTACATGCCGAGCTTCGGTGACGCGAAAGCCTACAAGTCGTGTACTAAAGATACGCGTGCTTCTGTGCGTAGCTACCTGGAGAAACGGGCGGCGGAGTTGAGTTCTGTCGAGTCGCAAGGTCAAAAAGACCAGCGTGCCCAGCGGGACTTGGAGGACAGGATCGACATCTTCCATGCTGCCGAAACAatcttt GAGAAACGCGAGGGTCAACATCGGTACCAAGCTTCCATGTATACCATCCGACATCAGCTGAGAATGCAAGCCTTGGACTTGAGTCAGCTCAGCGAGATTCTCTCTGCTGCCCGTGGCGCCGATCGTGCTCAGATCACCGTGCCGACCCAGATTATCGACGCTTGGATCCATCTACTTCTGGGCCTGGCCAGCTTCCCAAGAGACAGTGACCGTTCCGAGCGGCTGATTGGCGATGCGAGGCGAGCTGCAACAGAGGGAGCCAACATAATCATCACCTCACTCTCCCCCAAGTCTCTCGTTGAGAATTCCGTCATCCTGCCCCTAGAGATATTCTCCTTGATTAGCTTGAAGGTCATACAAAGCGCCCCCAATGTACCTGATTCACCCTCGAACAAGGAAAAAGCGAACACATACAGCGACGTTGCTCAGATCTACCGCAACCGTCTCGACAAAATT GAGACGGACATATCGAAGAGACCAAGTGACAGGGCCAATGAAGAGAACCTCAGACTCGTCAGGGAGGAAATCCAAGCCATATTGCAGACACTCCTCCAGCAATACGTCATCTTTTGTCTGCTCTTGGAGAATGCGAATCATGCGATCGACGATACTACCACTTTTAAAGAAAAGCCGATTGTCCAGGCTGCCGGTCACTCCAGCTCTATGCCGGTGTTCATCCAGTCGTGGAGCCGCGACCGTGAGCCTGGTTATCGAGGTCATCAACACCGAGAGACAGAGGTTCGGGCTTGGGAGTATGGTCGGGAGCATTCAAAGTTCGACATGTACGACAACCCTTGCGCATTTGACCTGGCCAGCGAGGATAGCCTGTTCAAAGTCAAACCGACCGACCCCGGCGGATATCGAacgcttcttcttctcgaatGCCACTCCAAGACTGACCTTTTGAAGCAAGAGCTCCATCAGCTGGGAGCCAG ACATGACAAAATCCGACAAGACAAAGCCATCTACGCCTTCACCATTGTCACCGTCATCTTTCTCCCCCTAAGCGCCATATCCAGCATCTTTGGCATGAACACGGCCGATATCAGGGACATGGAAGATAGCCAGTGGATCTATTGGGCCACGGCCATCCCGGTGACGCTCGCTGTGATATTGTTCGGGCTTTGCTGGATGGGTGAGCTGGGAAATACCTACAA TTTGGGATCTTGGATGTTCCGTAAAGTGGCGGGAGACCGCGAAAAGGGACGGGAGATAGTGGACAGGTGGTTTGGACAGACGGGCCCGGTTTCGCTGGGTCTGCCGAGTCATATACAGCCGGCGTATCCTATCGGTCCGAAACGCAGGCCGACGTATCATCCAGGGAGACCCGCGAGATCGGTTTCTAGTGACGAATCTGTTGATATACGTTATCGCAGCAGGTTTGTGTAG
- a CDS encoding hypothetical protein (EggNog:ENOG503PWW0), with protein MKFTITAAALSLLGLASAAPAEVVAKQAHGATSAQVTNFSVTCGSSSCSYTARAVILPENVAVTFTHTTTGSTIPTSTGFFTSSDPAVFFRINKALSDYRFVLSDIHVVGSAVNLDYFSPGSQWTASSYSGPSSFTLS; from the exons atgaagttcaccatcaccgccgccgccctcagcctcctcggcctcgcctcCGCCGCTCCCGCCGAGGTAGTTGCCAAGCAGGCCCACGGCGCAACCAGTGCTCAAGTCACCAACTTTTCCGTCACCTgcggttcctcctcctgctc CTACACCGCCCGCGCGGTGATCCTCCCCGAGAACGTGGCCGTCACCttcacccacaccaccaccggctccACCATCCCGACCAGCACCGGCTTCTTCACCAGCAGCGACCCCGCTGTCTTCTTCCGCATCAACAAGGCGCTCAGCGACTACCGCTTTGTATTGAGCGACATTCATGTTGTTGGTTCGGCTGTCAACTTGGATTATTTCAGCCCTGGGTCGCAGTGGACTGCTAGTTCCTACAGcgggccttcttcttttacTCTTTCTTAA
- a CDS encoding hypothetical protein (EggNog:ENOG503P56W; COG:S) codes for MSYPFSLRHIPALILAASSTFGGIWPIFNAEGAMLEFGFPPNVAQAPETKPVMVQGQSRTTIIGLVAFLFYFRGRFAELDTIMTVYGFYAGILDTYIVYKGGNPSWALFRLAASWVFGFCGIAGLTASSLP; via the coding sequence ATGTCGTATCCTTTCTCTCTACGCCACATCCCCGCGCTTATTCTCGCCGCCAGCAGCACCTTTGGCGGCATCTGGCCAATCTTCAACGCCGAGGGGGCCATGCTCGAGTTTGGCTTCCCTCCCAACGTCGCCCAAGCACCCGAGACAAAGCCTGTCATGGTTCAAGGCCAGTCTCGTACCACCATCATCGGCCTTgtcgccttcctcttttaCTTTAGGGGGAGATTCGCCGAGTTGGACACCATCATGACGGTGTATGGGTTTTATGCTGGCATTCTCGACACATATATCGTCTACAAGGGGGGCAACCCCAGCTGGGCGCTCTTCCGTCTTGCGGCGTCGTGGGTCTTTGGTTTCTGCGGGATCGCGGGGTTAACTGCTTCCTCCCTGCCTTGA
- a CDS encoding hypothetical protein (EggNog:ENOG503NXRX; COG:C; CAZy:AA7), with translation MRWLKSTLVAAASWSVASAQLLEQEDPDFTPTPIEYAVDTLSRAPGCNIADFWRLARQLSPGTEIRYPNTTEFDAATERWSNVGGGVPYVDISVAPETEQDVMKLVRIANNCNVPFLAYNGRHGAITTLGQMNWGISIDLKKLSGVSISGNGQTATVLGGTNSKVLIDHLWAAGKQAVTGTCECVSYMGPALGGGHGWLQGHHGLIADQFVSAKIVTADGQLRTVSSNSDLWWALKGAGHNFGIVTSVTIKIFPIVHTNWAITTLMYTGDKVEALYQAANDYLLQNGTQPVDIINWSYWMNIPPIDPTGPVVEFYIIQEGVTAVDTAYTAPFIALGPISVTNNTGTYKDVSSWVGISLDGPPCQKTGAANPRFPLYLPEYNPSAMAEVYEAFKEGTNSSSPFANSLFMFEGYSMQGVKAVDAASTAYAFREDNLLTAPLVQYTPGNAALDAQAQAFGNQLRNILHAGSGRSQKHIYLNYAYGDETKEEMYGHESWRSAKLLQLKDKYDSRRRFNFYGPAA, from the exons ATGCGCTGGCTCAAGAGCACTCTTGTCGCCGCGGCCTCGTGGTCCGTGGCTTCTGCCCAGCTCCTGGAGCAGGAGGATCCAGACTTCACGCCAACTCCCATCGAGTACGCCGTCGACACCTTGTCACGCGCTCCGGGCTGCAACATTGCTGACTTTTGGCGTCTTGCCCGTCAACTGTCCCCCGGAACCGAGATTCGTtatcccaacaccaccgagtTTGACGCCGCCACCGAGAGATGGTCCAACGTGGGCGGGGGTGTTCCCTACGTTGACATTAGCGTCGCCCCCGAGACTGAGCAGGATGTGATGAAGCTT GTGCGCATTGCCAACAACTGCAATGTTCCCTTCTTGGCCTACAACGGCCGCCATGGTGCCATTACCACCTTGGGCCAGATGAACTGGGGTATTTCCATCGACCTGAAGAAGTTGTCAGGTGTCAGCATCTCGGGCAATGGTCAGACTGCTACTGTCCTCGGTGGCACCAACTCCAAGGTCCTCATCGACCACCTTTGGGCTGCCGGCAAGCAGGCCGTGACCGGTACCTGCGAGTGCGTCAGCTACATGGGTCCCgctctcggcggcggccacGGATGGCTGCAAGGCCACCACGGCCTCATTGCTGATCAGTTTGTCTCGGCCAAGATCGTCACTGCCGATGGCCAGCTCCGCACCGTCAGCTCCAACTCTGACCTGTGGTGGGCCCTCAAGGGCGCTGGCCACAACTTTGGTATCGTCACTTCTgtcaccatcaagatcttccCCATTGTCCATACCAACTgggccatcaccaccttgatGTACACTGGTGACAAGGTCGAGGCTCTCTACCAGGCCGCCAACGACTACCTCCTCCAGAACGGCACCCAGCCTGTTGACATCATCAACTGGTCGTACTGGATGAACATTCCCCCCATTGACCCCACCGGCCCCGTTGTTGAGTTTTACATCATCCAGGAGGGTGTCACTGCTGTCGACACTGCCTACACCGCCCCCTTCATTGCTCTCGGCCCCATCTctgtcaccaacaacactggtACCTACAAGGATGTCTCCAGCTGGGTCGGCATCTCCCTCGATGGACCCCCGTGCCAGAAGACCGGTGCTGCCAACCCCCGCTTCCCTCTGTACCTCCCCGAGTacaacccctccgccatggccgaggtCTACGAGGCCTTCAAGGAGGGCACCAACTCCTCGTCCCCCTTCGCCAACTCCCTCTTCATGTTCGAGGGTTACTCCATGCAGGGTGTCAAGGCTGTCGATGCTGCCTCCACCGCCTATGCTTTCCGCGAggacaacctcctcactgCTCCTCTTGTGCAGTACACTCCTGGCAATGCCGCTCTTGATGCCCAGGCCCAGGCCTTTGGCAACCAGCTTCGCAACATCCTGCACGCTGGGAGCGGCCGTAGCCAGAAGCACATTTACCTCAACTATGCCTATGGTGatgagaccaaggaggagatgtACGGCCACGAGAGCTGGAGAAGCGCCAAGCTTTTGCAGCTGAAGGACAAGTACGACTCTAGACGTCGTTTCAACTTCTACGGCCCTGCTGCTTAG